The Shewanella sp. MTB7 genome includes a window with the following:
- a CDS encoding cytochrome c biogenesis CcdA family protein: MDTFAIPLAFAAGILSLLSPCVLPMIPVVASSAMRSSRKGIITLALGLSLSFAFAGTVLTFALISLGLSPEVLRYFSATLLLIIAVAILIPKAGDWLTIKLSMLTSRLPNHQVDGEGVMTQFAVGASLGFVWLPCVGPTLGAAIALASTGQSMGSAFIIMLAFGIGTAIPLIGFSLLMKNSLGKWISGGAAAKKVMGLSLIILSLTIFTGFDRKLEALALEIMPEWLYNI, encoded by the coding sequence ATGGATACCTTTGCCATACCACTAGCGTTTGCCGCTGGCATACTAAGCCTGTTATCGCCCTGTGTATTACCAATGATACCAGTTGTCGCAAGCTCTGCAATGCGCAGTTCTCGCAAGGGTATAATTACCTTAGCGTTAGGGCTGAGTCTATCCTTTGCGTTTGCTGGAACCGTGCTCACTTTCGCGCTGATTAGTTTAGGGCTATCGCCAGAGGTATTGCGTTACTTCTCGGCGACTTTGCTGCTGATTATTGCCGTTGCCATTTTAATCCCAAAAGCTGGAGACTGGCTCACAATAAAACTGTCAATGCTCACTAGTCGACTGCCAAATCATCAAGTTGATGGCGAAGGTGTAATGACACAGTTTGCCGTTGGCGCATCGTTAGGTTTTGTGTGGCTGCCCTGCGTTGGCCCAACGTTAGGGGCAGCTATTGCCCTTGCATCAACAGGTCAAAGTATGGGCTCTGCATTCATCATTATGCTGGCTTTTGGTATCGGTACTGCAATTCCTTTGATTGGTTTCAGCCTGTTAATGAAAAACTCACTGGGAAAATGGATCAGTGGTGGCGCGGCAGCCAAAAAAGTAATGGGGTTATCTTTAATCATTTTGTCATTGACCATTTTCACAGGATTTGATCGCAAATTAGAAGCGTTAGCACTTGAAATTATGCCAGAGTGGCTCTACAACATATAA
- a CDS encoding haloacid dehalogenase type II: MKLTHSVIILVGLTALASLASATDNPVNTPQVLPKVIFFDVNETLLDLGNVAQSVTQALDGRDDLVNSWFTTMLHYSLVSNAIGEYHHFGDIGVAALQLVAKQNGIAISEAEANQAIQAPFRDLQPHLDVITGLKKLQASGIKLVTLTNSSDAGIESQLKNANLIQYFDDSLTVQHLQVFKPDLRVYRWALEQMQVEADEAMLIAAHTWDIAGAAKAGMQTGFIQRSGQYQFALTKKADYVAVDLIQLSEQVLTKQP, encoded by the coding sequence ATGAAACTTACTCATTCCGTCATCATACTTGTCGGCTTAACCGCACTCGCCTCATTGGCAAGTGCAACAGATAACCCTGTTAATACGCCTCAAGTTTTACCCAAAGTTATTTTCTTTGACGTTAATGAAACACTGTTGGATTTAGGCAATGTGGCCCAGTCTGTCACTCAAGCATTAGATGGTCGTGACGACTTGGTGAATAGCTGGTTCACTACCATGCTGCATTACTCCTTGGTGAGTAACGCTATTGGTGAATATCATCACTTCGGCGATATTGGCGTAGCAGCGCTGCAATTAGTCGCTAAACAAAATGGTATAGCCATATCTGAGGCTGAAGCAAATCAAGCTATTCAAGCGCCATTTCGTGACTTACAACCTCATCTTGATGTCATTACGGGCCTTAAAAAGCTACAAGCCTCAGGCATTAAACTGGTCACATTGACTAACTCCTCAGATGCAGGCATAGAGAGTCAGTTGAAAAATGCCAATTTAATCCAGTACTTTGACGATTCATTAACCGTTCAACACCTGCAAGTGTTTAAGCCTGATTTACGCGTATATCGGTGGGCGCTTGAACAGATGCAGGTCGAAGCAGATGAAGCTATGCTTATCGCCGCCCATACATGGGACATTGCCGGGGCAGCCAAAGCTGGCATGCAAACGGGCTTTATTCAGCGCTCCGGTCAATATCAGTTTGCGCTAACAAAAAAGGCGGATTATGTGGCGGTTGACCTGATTCAGTTGTCAGAGCAAGTGTTAACCAAGCAGCCATAA